In uncultured Desulfobacter sp., one DNA window encodes the following:
- a CDS encoding YbgC/FadM family acyl-CoA thioesterase, translated as METEIKIRGYHTDLYQHVNNARYLEFLEEARWQILETYTDLASFMKKGFLFFVVNINISYKSQARVNDLIRIRSGMKQIGNKSAVVRQKVHNLTTGQVCVDADITFVVSDIKGKALKIEGEVLETVNRIPMFEE; from the coding sequence ATGGAGACAGAAATTAAAATCAGAGGATACCATACAGACCTGTATCAGCATGTAAATAATGCCCGGTATCTTGAGTTCTTGGAAGAAGCCAGGTGGCAGATTCTTGAAACGTACACGGACCTTGCGTCGTTTATGAAAAAGGGTTTTTTATTTTTTGTGGTCAACATCAATATCTCATATAAAAGCCAGGCCAGGGTTAATGATCTGATCCGAATCCGATCAGGGATGAAACAAATCGGAAATAAAAGCGCCGTGGTCCGCCAGAAGGTGCACAACCTGACAACCGGACAGGTTTGTGTGGATGCCGATATCACTTTTGTTGTCTCTGACATTAAAGGGAAAGCACTCAAGATCGAAGGCGAGGTGCTGGAGACGGTTAACCGGATTCCGATGTTTGAAGAATAG
- a CDS encoding GNAT family N-acetyltransferase, producing the protein MKEEWIKKRALLSSKSVYTKYYAVKENNQEVGFISMDVNPKVIYLVLYEIFVPEHLRNNGYGSLLLRETEIVAKKLDYRKITINPVPFEKNISKSNLIAWYQKYGYSQMESGTGELEKAI; encoded by the coding sequence TTGAAAGAAGAATGGATAAAGAAGCGGGCATTGCTTAGTTCAAAGTCCGTATATACAAAGTATTATGCAGTAAAAGAAAATAACCAAGAGGTCGGTTTCATTTCAATGGATGTAAACCCAAAAGTCATCTACTTGGTTTTGTATGAAATATTTGTTCCAGAACATTTGAGAAATAATGGTTATGGTTCGTTGCTTCTCAGAGAAACAGAAATTGTGGCTAAAAAACTTGATTACCGTAAAATAACAATAAATCCGGTTCCTTTTGAAAAAAATATCTCCAAATCAAATCTTATAGCTTGGTATCAAAAGTATGGGTATTCGCAAATGGAATCAGGTACAGGGGAACTTGAAAAGGCAATTTAA